The Flavobacterium jumunjinense genome includes a region encoding these proteins:
- a CDS encoding ATP-grasp domain-containing protein → MKIALLTCEKLPDLLPSDQLLIPELAKHNIVAKAEIWDNISVDWSTYDYLIFRNTWDYYEKEEKFNLWLNKIEQLGIKTLNSLSIIKENKHKFYLQKLQEKGITIIPTLFQEKTNNLNLKSAIPNHWKKAVIKPAFSAGSYLTKAFDISKIDTINQEYKSIATEKELLIQKFIPEINTEGETSFIFFNKQFSHCINKKPAQNDFRIQVQFGGKYTIIQPSKETIQQAQEIVNCFPDNLLYARVDGIIIKNKIHLMEVECIEPDLYFSLAPESLQRFTTSLLQLIK, encoded by the coding sequence ATGAAAATTGCTTTACTTACCTGTGAAAAATTACCTGACTTACTCCCCTCCGATCAACTATTAATTCCTGAATTAGCAAAACATAACATTGTAGCAAAAGCAGAAATCTGGGACAACATTTCAGTAGATTGGTCAACATATGATTATCTCATTTTTAGAAACACATGGGATTATTATGAAAAAGAAGAAAAATTCAACCTTTGGCTAAATAAAATAGAACAGTTAGGAATAAAAACACTCAACTCCTTATCTATAATAAAAGAAAACAAACATAAATTCTATTTGCAAAAACTTCAAGAAAAAGGAATTACAATTATCCCAACACTTTTTCAAGAGAAAACAAATAATTTAAACTTAAAATCAGCTATACCAAATCATTGGAAAAAAGCAGTTATAAAACCCGCATTTTCAGCTGGCTCCTACCTCACAAAAGCATTTGACATCTCTAAGATTGACACTATCAACCAAGAGTATAAATCTATAGCTACAGAAAAAGAATTATTAATTCAAAAATTCATCCCTGAAATTAATACAGAAGGAGAAACTTCATTTATTTTTTTCAACAAACAATTCTCACATTGTATCAATAAAAAACCAGCACAAAATGATTTTAGAATTCAAGTTCAATTTGGTGGAAAATACACCATAATTCAACCTTCTAAAGAAACAATACAACAAGCACAAGAAATAGTAAACTGTTTTCCTGACAACCTATTATATGCCAGAGTTGATGGAATTATTATTAAAAATAAAATACACCTTATGGAAGTAGAGTGCATTGAACCCGATTTATATTTTTCTTTAGCACCAGAATCATTACAACGATTTACAACTTCATTATTGCAATTAATTAAGTAA
- a CDS encoding ABC transporter ATP-binding protein has protein sequence MAQPIIEIKDIKRDFPLGDEVIHVLKGIDLKINKGEYVALMGPSGSGKSTLMNLLGCLDTPTSGTYVLNGKLVSKMHDDELAEIRNKEIGFVFQTFNLMPRTTALDNVALPMVYAGFSKSERNERATEVLTQVGLADRMDHKPNQLSGGQRQRVAVGRALVNKPAIILADEPTGNLDSKTSVEIMGLFNEIHANGNTVILVTHEEDIAAYAHRVIRLRDGVIESDTMNTNINIHEKN, from the coding sequence ATGGCACAACCAATCATCGAAATAAAAGACATCAAAAGAGATTTTCCATTAGGAGACGAAGTTATTCATGTACTAAAAGGAATTGATTTAAAGATCAATAAAGGAGAATACGTTGCATTGATGGGACCATCTGGTTCAGGAAAATCGACACTTATGAATCTTTTAGGCTGTTTAGACACTCCAACTTCTGGTACTTATGTTTTAAACGGAAAATTGGTGAGTAAAATGCACGATGATGAGTTAGCAGAAATTCGAAATAAAGAAATAGGATTCGTTTTCCAAACTTTTAACCTAATGCCAAGAACAACAGCATTAGACAATGTTGCATTACCAATGGTTTATGCTGGTTTTTCAAAATCGGAACGAAATGAAAGAGCTACCGAAGTTTTAACACAAGTAGGGCTTGCTGACAGAATGGATCATAAACCCAATCAATTATCAGGTGGACAACGCCAACGTGTAGCAGTAGGCCGCGCATTAGTAAACAAACCAGCTATTATCCTTGCCGATGAGCCAACAGGAAACTTAGACAGTAAAACATCCGTAGAAATCATGGGTCTTTTTAACGAAATTCATGCTAACGGAAACACTGTCATTCTAGTAACTCACGAAGAAGATATTGCAGCATATGCACATAGAGTTATTCGTCTTAGAGATGGAGTTATTGAAAGTGATACGATGAACACTAATATAAACATTCATGAAAAAAACTAA
- a CDS encoding O-methyltransferase, translating into MIHILKSYLKFLWKSKNEHGVHSPFVYDLVTKCFYDKTNYSEYAILNNYRKSLLTNKNAIEVTDFGAGSRVFKSNTREVNKIAKTAGITSKNAELLFRIVNYFQPKNTLEIGTSLGLATSALSLGYLKTKITSLEGCPNTLSIAENHLQNSSINKDNIHFINTEFTQYLSSYNTQPTNYNFIYFDGNHSKKATLEYFELLLPTITNETVWIFDDIHWSKEMEEAWETIKKHATVKITIDTFQWGIVFFRQEQEKEHFIINPNKTLSSFLFEKIRF; encoded by the coding sequence ATGATTCATATTCTAAAATCATATCTAAAATTCCTTTGGAAATCCAAAAACGAACATGGAGTTCATTCTCCTTTTGTATATGATTTAGTCACCAAGTGTTTTTATGACAAAACGAATTATTCCGAATATGCTATTCTAAATAATTACAGAAAATCACTTTTAACTAATAAAAACGCTATCGAAGTAACCGATTTTGGAGCCGGTTCAAGGGTTTTCAAATCAAACACAAGAGAAGTAAATAAAATAGCAAAAACAGCAGGTATTACTTCAAAAAATGCTGAATTACTTTTTAGAATAGTTAATTATTTTCAACCAAAAAACACCTTAGAGATAGGAACATCTTTAGGACTTGCTACTTCTGCGCTATCATTAGGCTATTTAAAGACGAAGATAACTTCACTAGAAGGCTGTCCAAACACTTTGTCGATTGCAGAAAATCACCTACAAAATTCAAGTATAAATAAAGATAATATCCATTTTATAAATACCGAATTTACACAATACCTATCAAGCTATAACACACAACCTACAAATTACAACTTCATCTACTTCGACGGTAATCATTCCAAAAAAGCAACATTAGAGTATTTCGAATTACTTTTACCAACCATTACAAACGAAACGGTTTGGATTTTCGACGACATACATTGGTCCAAAGAAATGGAAGAAGCTTGGGAAACTATAAAAAAACATGCAACTGTAAAAATCACCATTGATACTTTTCAATGGGGTATCGTTTTTTTTAGACAAGAACAAGAGAAAGAACATTTCATAATAAATCCAAATAAAACCTTAAGTTCATTTCTTTTTGAAAAAATTAGATTTTAA
- a CDS encoding ABC-F family ATP-binding cassette domain-containing protein → MNYLSVENISKAYGERVLFDNVSFGINKDQKIAFIAKNGSGKTTIMNMINGFDEPDTGQIVLRKGINMAFLSQNNNLQDELTIEESIFASDNETLKVIEAYEKALENPEDEEVYQRAFDDMDRHNAWDFETQYKQILSKLKLVDLKLLVKNLSGGQKKRLSLAIILISRPDLLILDEPTNHLDLEMIEWLEDYFSKENITLFMVTHDRFFLERVCNEIIELDNNKVYQYKGNYSYYLEKKEERIASENASVDKAQNLFVKELAWMRRQPKARTTKSKSRQDDFYKIKEKAESRRKDNVVELEINMERMGSKIIEMVKVTKKFPEKTILDEFSYSFQRGERIGIIGKNGTGKSTFLNILTKTMNPESGKVIIGDTIKIGYYTQSGINPKPGQKVIDIIKEYGEYIPLTKGKIISATQLLERFLFDAKKQYDFVEKLSGGELKRLYLCTVLIQNPNFLILDEPTNDLDIVTLNVLESFLLDYPGCLLVVSHDRYFMDKIVDHLFVFRGEGQVEDFPGNYSDFRSYEDSSEPKGLSSVSTENNASKSWKEKNATATGLSFNEQKEFNKIEREIKDLEFEKAKIEKEFADGKVADDKIEAKANELQKIIKSLEEKEERWFELSAKVE, encoded by the coding sequence ATGAATTACCTTTCAGTAGAAAACATATCCAAAGCATACGGAGAACGCGTTTTGTTTGACAACGTATCTTTCGGAATTAATAAAGATCAAAAAATTGCCTTTATTGCCAAAAATGGTTCTGGAAAAACCACCATCATGAACATGATTAACGGTTTTGATGAACCCGATACAGGACAAATTGTTCTTCGAAAAGGAATCAATATGGCTTTTTTATCACAGAACAATAATCTACAGGATGAATTAACCATTGAAGAAAGCATTTTTGCTTCAGACAATGAAACGCTGAAAGTAATAGAAGCTTACGAAAAAGCATTAGAAAATCCTGAAGACGAAGAAGTGTATCAGAGAGCTTTTGATGACATGGATCGTCATAATGCTTGGGATTTTGAAACACAATACAAACAAATTTTATCAAAACTAAAATTAGTCGATTTAAAATTACTAGTTAAAAACCTTTCTGGTGGACAAAAGAAACGTTTGTCGTTAGCAATCATTTTAATTAGCCGTCCAGATTTATTAATATTAGATGAGCCAACCAATCACTTAGACTTAGAAATGATTGAATGGTTAGAAGATTATTTTTCAAAAGAAAATATTACTTTATTCATGGTAACGCATGATCGTTTTTTCCTAGAACGTGTTTGTAATGAAATTATAGAGCTTGACAATAATAAAGTATACCAATATAAAGGAAATTATTCCTACTATTTAGAGAAAAAAGAAGAACGAATTGCTTCTGAAAACGCAAGTGTTGATAAAGCACAAAACTTATTTGTAAAAGAATTGGCTTGGATGCGTCGCCAACCAAAAGCAAGAACTACAAAATCAAAATCGCGTCAAGACGATTTCTACAAAATTAAAGAAAAGGCAGAAAGCCGCAGAAAAGATAATGTTGTTGAATTGGAAATCAACATGGAAAGAATGGGTAGTAAAATCATCGAAATGGTTAAGGTTACTAAGAAATTCCCAGAAAAAACTATCCTTGATGAATTCTCCTATTCCTTTCAACGTGGAGAACGTATCGGAATTATTGGAAAAAACGGAACTGGAAAGTCTACGTTTTTAAATATTCTTACAAAAACAATGAATCCAGAATCTGGTAAAGTCATCATTGGTGACACTATCAAAATTGGCTACTATACTCAAAGTGGAATTAATCCAAAACCAGGTCAGAAAGTAATTGATATTATTAAAGAATATGGAGAATACATTCCTTTAACCAAAGGTAAAATTATTTCTGCAACACAATTATTAGAACGCTTTTTATTTGATGCTAAAAAACAGTATGATTTTGTAGAAAAACTGAGTGGAGGAGAATTGAAACGTTTGTATTTATGTACTGTTTTAATTCAAAATCCAAACTTCTTAATTCTCGATGAGCCAACTAATGATTTAGATATTGTTACATTAAATGTATTAGAAAGTTTCTTATTAGACTATCCTGGTTGTTTATTAGTAGTGAGTCACGATAGATACTTCATGGATAAAATTGTAGATCACTTATTCGTTTTTAGAGGAGAAGGACAAGTAGAAGATTTTCCAGGAAATTATTCTGATTTTAGAAGCTATGAAGATTCATCAGAACCAAAAGGATTAAGCAGTGTTAGCACAGAAAATAATGCTTCAAAATCTTGGAAAGAGAAAAATGCTACTGCAACAGGCTTATCATTTAACGAACAAAAAGAATTCAACAAAATTGAACGTGAAATAAAAGATTTAGAATTTGAAAAAGCTAAAATTGAAAAAGAATTTGCCGACGGAAAAGTAGCAGATGATAAAATTGAAGCTAAAGCAAATGAACTTCAAAAAATAATTAAATCTTTAGAAGAAAAAGAAGAACGTTGGTTCGAACTTTCAGCAAAAGTGGAATAA